Genomic DNA from Blastocatellia bacterium:
GGCCGCTTCGACACAGCGCCTGAGTTTGGCAATGGCTTCATCCACCGTGCGGGTCTTCAGTCCACAGTCAGGATCAATCCACAGAGCTTCCTTCGGCACGACCTCCAGCCCTTGTCTTACCCGCGCACAAACCGTCTCCACGTCCTCGATCACATGCGAGTGGACATCCACGACCCCGAAGCTCAAATCCTTGGTGAAGGGGATCCGTTTGAAAAGATCGAGAAGGTCGAGATTGCTGTTGGACATCTCGAGGTCGAAGTTGTCGATGGGAAGCTTGAGCATATCGGGATAAATCTTTTCAAATGCACCGTAGCAGGCGTGGCTGATGAAGTAGGCCGGCAGTCCCTCGGTCACAATCTGCATGGCTTCGACGGCGATGGGGAGTTCTTCGGGTCGAACGGATAGAGCGGGTTCGTCAATTTGAATGATTTTGGCACCGGCTTCGATCAGTGCTTCCACTTCCTTACGCAGTTCGCGGGCCAAAGCCATGCAGGTCGTCTTCCGGTCCGGGTAGTATTCGTTGAACGACCAATCCATGACCGTGTAGGGACCGGTGAGCATTCCTTTGACGGGAATCGAGCTGAGGCTCTGAGCGAACCGCCACCAGCCGACGGTAATGGGGCCCCTCCACCTCACCTCGGAGACGATGATCGGTTTGTGATAGTAGCGATTCCCGTAGGAGCGAACGAGACCCCCGATCTCAAATCCGTCCATCTGTTCGGCGAAATAGGTGACCATATCGCCGCGGTACTGTTCGCCATCAACAGCAACGTCCACACCGATCTCCTGCTGGGTCGTCATCCAGAACTCAGTGGCTTTCTTCTCCAGCGCTTCCAGCTCCTGGCGTGAGAGCTGCCCTTTAGCGAAGCGAGCGCGCGCGTGTTGCACGTAGTCGGGCTTGGGGAAACTTCCAACCGATGTTGTCGGCAACAGGGGAAGATCAATTCCCAGGCGTCTCAGTTTTTCTCGTGACATGACCAAATCTCCTTCCAATCGTAACCAGGCGATCGAGCTTGAGTAGGGCGCGATCACGCGGCAGATATTCGAGTCCACACGAAAATGTGAGGTACGAATAATCCGCGCGAATGGCCGGAAGTACTTTTTCCAGCAAAAGACAAACTGTGGTCTCGTCCTCGAGCTTGGTATTGCGCCCATCAATGAGCCCGAGAGCCAGGGGCTTTGGTGATCCCTCAGCAGCAATGACTTCCAACAGGCGCGGACTATAGGTGAAGTCAAAGCCAACGGCCGCAACCGGCAGCTCCAGGAGCTTATGATAGAGGGGGAGGACATCGCCAAAGTACGTGCAGAGAAGAACATGAGCGGGTTCGGCCGCAGATGCCACTACTCGAATGCCCTGTGCAAACACATCCCACGGACCATCCTCTTTGAGGATGCTCGGTTCTTCGATCTGAATCAGAGAGGCTCCGGCGGTCACCAATTTGCGGACTTCCTCGGCCAGTGCCGTCGCGTAAGCTTCCACCAGACGGTCCCTCTGGCGATAGGACTCCGACTGAACGATCGTGAATGCGGCCAGCGTGTATGGACCGGTGATCACGGCTTTGACCGGACGGGGTGAAACCGATCGGGCGAACGTGTATTCCTCGGTGAGGATTGGCCCAGTCCACCGGAGCGGACCAATGACGACGGGCTGACGGACGTAAAAATTCGTGTCGAAGAATCGAAGCAAGCCGTTGATTTTCGTTCCATCGAGTTTCCCGGCGATGTGAGAGAGTGGATCGTACCACCGGATCAGTCCGTCAGTCACGATATCGAGGCCCGCCGTCACCTGATCGGTGATGGCCCGTCGGACCGCCTCATTCTGAGCCCGTTGAACATCGGCGAAACTCTTTTCACCCCGTTCCCACTGAGCAATCGTCTGCCGGAGCAGGTGAAACTCAGCGGCCTCCCCGATTCGCGGATAACTGCTATGGTTTGCCAG
This window encodes:
- a CDS encoding methionine synthase; translation: MSREKLRRLGIDLPLLPTTSVGSFPKPDYVQHARARFAKGQLSRQELEALEKKATEFWMTTQQEIGVDVAVDGEQYRGDMVTYFAEQMDGFEIGGLVRSYGNRYYHKPIIVSEVRWRGPITVGWWRFAQSLSSIPVKGMLTGPYTVMDWSFNEYYPDRKTTCMALARELRKEVEALIEAGAKIIQIDEPALSVRPEELPIAVEAMQIVTEGLPAYFISHACYGAFEKIYPDMLKLPIDNFDLEMSNSNLDLLDLFKRIPFTKDLSFGVVDVHSHVIEDVETVCARVRQGLEVVPKEALWIDPDCGLKTRTVDEAIAKLRRCVEAA